From the genome of Solanum lycopersicum chromosome 12, SLM_r2.1:
ttactttaaattaagaaaatttacaTCAAAGTTGAAGTATAAAATTGCACTAAGGATTAATTTTCACTCAAGTTCATCTTGATCAATTATTTTGAGAGAATTGTTATTTGACTCAAATTTATTCGATCGAAATAATATGCATATTGGTGATATTTCTGTTTGgttctattttaatatatgatttaaattgtaaatttcaaataattttaaatgattttaagaaaaaactcTTTAAGGCTCACACAAGCTTCATCATGAACAAGTGCTCTAGAAATAGTTATTTGACTCATGTCTCTATTTTGAATGTTGAATACAATagaatacatatacatttggatatttgtcattttttcatGGATTGTCCAATTAGAAATACAAATGCATttgaatacataaatatattagtaGATTTGAATATAAGAGTTCATCCATTTTTTGTACAGTGGAATACATATACATCTGGATAATTATATTGCAATCAATTCATTATCATTTGTTTTTTAACtgaattgtttaattttattgatattttaacaaaattatattaagaaatatcaGAATACAATTATTTGCAATTAcaataaattaagttaaaacaaaTTATGTGAAATGCGCTAACGTTTGAACAAAAACAATAGCAACAATGAAGAATGGTGTAcaatgtatttcaatttttttaaaactgacTAGAATTCAAAAGTATCTGCTGACCATATAATTATTAGTTGTTAATGTAATGATGTGAAATTGAGAATTTTAGGACATAATTAACGAGATTGTTATAGTACTAGAAATTACCTTATATAATGCAGTATAATTGAAATTgtaaaaaaacaagaaacaaaaCAATACACAAATAAGgtgaaatattaattaaaatgtaatcATTTTTTTAGATAGCACTGAACTTCAATAATctagttatttatataaattgctctaaaattaatctcaattttatcaaaagaaattattatttttattccacgTACCAAAACAACTCCTCAATTTTGTAAAGTCCAAATAGTAGAGGAGGCCCTTTGAtcgaaaaaaattagaagaggCCCAATTCTATAAAAATGAGCCCACGAAGCATTCACACAAATAAACAATGGTCACTCTGTCCTCATAGAAGTTAACGATGGTGAAAACCCTATAAATGCCTAATAAGCTACTCTTTACATATCTCACTCCGCCGAAATAGATCAAAAGCcctaaatttctctttttcttctagGTTTTGGATCTGTAGCTGCTCCTTTTTTCTACCATTCCCTTTTTGGCAAATCAATATATGTTTATctatctatttttttgttttttgtttgaattttatgttttttggaACAAGTTGGTGTTCTTCTTTAGTGTGCGTTTGCGATTATAggattttgttgaagatcaatAAATGTTGGGTTTGTTTTTGTGGCATAGGTGGGTGAGCGCTGAGTGGTGACTATTCTGAGTGGAGGTTAtggcttggaatcgagaagagGGAAGCTCATCTAAGATCAAGTTCGATGAGGGGGGTAGATCTGCTATGTTTTGGGGTTTGAATTGGGAAAAAAGAGGAGATTGACGAAGTTGCCTTCAGATCCCTTTGATATGGACAGTAGCAACCAAAGGATGAATTTTTCATCCATGACTAGTTAGTTAGAGGATTTTGGCTTTATGGTAGATGAGAAATAATGAGGTTGAGAAACTGATTTGCAAGATGGGAATTCATCAGGGTGCGGGTTTTTAATTGATTGATGGAAATTGTTAGCCGCTGGGGATGAATTTGAGAGACGGGTTGAACAATGGTCATGGTCTAATGGATGGTGAATGATCATTGTGGTGTGTATGGAGGTAATCCATCAAAGGCATTGTTGGTTGTCGTCCCTTGGTTATTTAGCCTCGGGGGGACCTATTTGTAGTTGAAAGAATATGCAGCCTTTATGGGATGTTGTTGTTGGAGATCCACTTTTATGGAGAAAAATTATCATAGTTCATCCATTTTGTACTAACATCACAAATGATATCCTTATAAACTTGACGAATACAGCTCAAATccatctttattctttcaatCTATTTCACCGCTCAAAGCTCACTGATGTTGGTTTGAAGCTCAAAGGTCAGTTGtttctcttgtgttttttgCTTAGTTATTAGGAACTGTATTACCTCaacaattataaatagtaaGAAATCTATTAAGCACACAGTTAATTTAGAAACCCTAACTTGTAAACCACACTTTTTCATACTAAACCTATATGCAATTTGAACTTCCATGTTGAGGTCTCTTCAGCCCACCTCAGTACTTGTTAGGTTATTCCAGGGCCTCGTCAAAATTTGACAGACAAGAGAAATGTCCTCTAATTAATGCAACACTTGAAGAAAATAATGCTTATATATAGTAATAACTAAGCTCTCTATAACTTGTGTAGGAGTCTTTCATTGTTCGCAGACGAGAAAGACAAGTGAGGGAGAAATGGCCAGTCTCCATGGCTTCACCAAGTAAGCATCGCAAACCCCAAAtgataattcttgaaaaatatctATTGTGTGTGTGatttcattttgttatttgttgtaTTTAGTATTGGAATGAAACATATCAGAGAGGATTTAGTATTCCTATGGTCTACCCCATCTATTTAGTTGTTTATTTCACATTATTTCGTTGTTGTTAATTTTCCCATATGTGTATCCCTTTTTCAAACTATTTGGCGTGCTTTAATTTATGCGGAGTTTTTTTATCCACAAGTTAAGGGTAAGATATGTTTATACTCTATCCTCTATAAATCCAACTTGGCGAGAATTTACTGGgtatcattgttgttgttgttgttatggtCTACCCAAACTATTTGGGATTAATGTGTATATAGTACGAGTAGAACTTTTCCAAGAGTTCCACTTGATTATTAAAAACTTTGTTTTTCCagcttatattttgtatatctaCAACCCCTCTCTTTCGCACTTCCACATCATGGAACAATTTCATGAATGTTTGGACTAAGGTTGCATCCATGGCCCTCTAAACGCGAAATGGATACAAATCAACCCAAAAGTTGAAGAGATTTTTGTGGGATTGAATTAACCAACCTGCCTTTTGTAGGCTAGCTCTTTTTGTGTCTCCAAAATTTCTCCGTTATGACATAACTGATTTATCtaaatttttctttcactttcatCTTCCATATCTTCCATCTCGGCTATGTTTGATTTTGTGTTTCCTTATTTTTGTAAGTTGGATTTCACTAGGcatattgttattgatgatgataatatttttcactAAGGAAAATATGGAAGAGCTCCTTCTAGTGTTGATAGTTTTAGGTGAATAAATATCAAGGTGGAAAGCTCCcatcttaaaaattgaattacgaTTTTGCCTCTCTACtaaattaagaatttaattaaataataatattttaattatctaagattgaattatacaaaattataaatgcatctttctcatattaaaaaatgaaattgacctagATTTAGATTGAATTGTAATCCAAAAATAATAGCAGAAATACCCTAGATTAGGAACGCTTTCTCTCCTAAGGAAGTTTTCgaacaaactaaaaattcaaagtttCTCTTTCTCATATCAAGATGGTGATTTTCTAATCGAACAAAAATAAACCGTAGTCGGTTCTAAAAGAAGTAACTATATAAAAACCAACTTAACACAAATATAAATtggttgaaaaataaataatgattatcAAATAGTAGGAAGATATAAACAATATGTTCATATGTGATTTTACCATTTCCTTGTATTGCTAGCATAGACCTTTTCTTTTATGAACTTCATCGAAGTGATAGAGTATTGACACAACATGAGGAAATATTTTTCCATACACTCGACATGCAATTAAATTAGTACAAATCACCGTTATGTTTCTCTTAAATAAGTTgaattaatatatgatttaacttatttaagttaaaaataacatatacttATACTAATTTAGTTGCATGTCAAGTGagtgataaaaatatttctttatgatTTACCCTAGTCCACTACTCTATCATTTTGATCAAGTTCATGGAAGAAAATGTTATATGATAACAATACTACGAAATgctaaaaaataatgcatgaatATGTTAGCTTATACagtattattatttgatattcgTTATTTATTCGTCGATAAATTTATATTCGCGTTAAGTCAAGTTTTTTGTTAACTCTTTATGATCGACTATGTTCGATCAGAAAATCACAATCTTAATaagaagtttgaatttttagtttgttcaaaACTTACGATGGGAAAACATTTCAATCTAGGGTGTTTCTCCCTTCTATTTTTAGATGGTGACTCATTCTAGATCCACGCAAATCAACATTTTTAATATGTGGAAGATGGACGTTGAATTATTAGTTTAAGTAAAACTTCCTTACAGAGCAGCGATCTATTTAGACTGAAGTCAAAAGTTATATGTAGGAGTTGTTCACCGTATTATAGTTATGACACCAATACTACCAAATTTAGCAACTAGATAGGAGCAATGAACTCTCTTTGCTTATAAGACATGCCAATAACCATCCAAAAATagaagagagaaacaacctaGATAGGAGCAATGAACTCTTTGCTTATAAGACTTGCCAATCACCATCCAAAAATATAAGAGAGAAACAACCTAGATAGGAGCGTTATTCCTTGTAAGAatgtttttaaacaaattaaaatttcaaagttcTTCTTATCAGTTGGTGATTTATGATCTAACAAGAATGAATCATAGTCTGTCCTAAaagatttaacaaaaaaaaacccgACTTAACACATATAAAGTGAttggaaaataaatataataatgaatatcaaactattatataaaatagtaataatatataaattaatatgttCATGTGTGATTTTACCATTTTCTTGTATTGCTAGCATATAAGCTTTTCTTTTATGAACTTGATTCAAAATGATAGAGTAGTTACACACATGAAGAAATATTTCGCAACACACATGCaattaaattagtataaattatcATTATGTTTCTCTTAACTAAGGTGAATTAATGTATGATTCAGCttgattaagaaaaatataatggtAGTGTATACTAATTTAATTGCATATTTAGTgcgtgaaaaaaaaatatttctttatgatGTACGACTACgctattatttttatcaagttcatgAAAGACAATGTTATATGCTAAcaatacaataacaaaatagTAAAAAACCATACATGAATATGTTAAGTCGATTTTTTTGGTTACCTCTTTAGGACGACTATGATTCATTCTTGTTAGATCATAAAATCACCAACTTGATAAGAATTTTTAGGCGTTTAGATTGTAGTTTTGACTATTGTTGTCGTCTTTGAATTTTCTGTTGGACATTTTGTTGGTTATTAGTTAATTGCTTAAGTCAAATTTGTATTCTGATTAATAATAGCTAGTTTTCATATTCTGTCTCATTTTTCAGTCAAATAGACTGATTAAGAATTTGTAGTGATTCTTTAAACTCTGTTTCTCTTATCATGAAATTTGTTAGAGTTGTCTTACATTAGTTATCCTTTAAAATGTCTATATAAGCTGAAGCGCTTGATGATCATAATAGTTTTGAGAGTTCTTATATGGTAGAAGAGCAGATTCAGCAGAATGTCAATTTTTAGTGATTAATGGGAGTttgaatcttaattattcttattcaGTCTATTTAAATGCGTTTGATTTTAGTGATTAACATTCATTTTATTAAGtccatttgtttcttttttttaaaaaaaaaaactcttactGATCTTAATGAGTCTGAATGATCGACTCTATTCAAATATTAAgtgtttcttttcttaaacaaaTTCTCTTCTTCGTTGCTTCTCTTCTGGACATGTTTCAagtttcttcctcttcttttacaaccaagtatcatttttttttctttgaataagttttcataatcttttacaagtatttatttaatatttctaatatataaaatatcctTGGGTGAATTGATATTTATGAAGAAACTGTTCTTGTCACAATTTGTTTGTTGTCAAAACTTCTTCAGAAGAAGTTATCATTGTTTcttgagaaaaaattatttgaaaaaacaaataactcATCTTTTTTCTGGGTTGAGTGATAATCTTATTCTTGAAACAATTGTTtggaaaaagtattttttgtttGGATCATAACTATTATTGACATAgtgtttaatttcaaatttaaaaaaatattaaaaacaaacaatcTTAATGATTTAGTGTTCAGACCTAAAAACTACATTTCAATATCCAGACAAATATTCGACATTTTAATCTTAATActaatcttaatattcagatgccGCATTTAGATTCAGGCCTCTTAATTTTAACGAAAACAAATAAGGCCTAAATCTGCTTAAGAACTGGACCATATTAGGTGTATAGTACGCAATCTTACCTAATATTTCTGTCATCcaaaaatattcatttgttCAGGTAATACTCCGCAGCATTAGGAATTATGTTATGCTAATAATATTGAAGCAGGACAAACATTTTCTGTCACTAAACAGTAAAATCCATTCTTATATATACAAATTGTGAGGATTGGAAGCAAAACATTAGgttgaaagtgaaaaataaattgttaataCACAAGTTGTACTActtatatacattttaattaataaagaaaaaaaaaaagcaagccAATACCCctcttttttttgtgaaattatacTAGCTATTAGAATAACGACAACTATCATGAGTCTGAATAGAACAGAACGGATACATAATATTCGAGTAACAATATCTAATTAGCTTAAAGTTGAAGCATATATATAATCGAGTTGATTTAACCCGTTAAGAATGCACAAAATCTCTTTCATTCCACAGCAACATCAGCTATATGAAACCAATTTCTTTGGAGGAGCTCTACAATCTCTTCATCTCTGGATATTGTAACATGTTATAGTAagtatcataaataaaattaatattatataattgtattatttaataatgttatatatGTTCTAAGTATTACAATAATAATGTTACATATATATACCTTGATTTAGAAGGAGACTTTGGGGTTTGGTGACAAAAACGAGGGCCTTCATCATATCCTTCACATGTGATTTCTCCATATTCATCTCTATAAAAAACTACACCCGTTGACTTATCTTCAAATAcctatatatattcatataaatataataaatatattacgAAAAATCAGTAAACGTTTGTACATGAAttgattgatattttttttaaaaaaatagtagtaCGAATAAGAAGTGAAATTGATTACatataattaatgtaaaaaaaataagatgttGACGTCTAactgaattcaaaatttagctCATGAACGAAGGATATTGCTTAAATCCTTATAAAAAAAacctttcatttctttttcacGTTCAAAACTGGACATCTGATGtatgaataatttaatatgaaggtccaacatcaatttcaaattattgGAATGACTCCTACTCTAATACATGTCTAGATAGACTCTAGgccttatataattttatataaaaattaaagcaGACAAAGGTCTTGGAGATCGAATCCACCATCACCTTTAGTATAAAGAATGAAATACCTTAAGCCCATTTTTCGAAGTTAATTTGATCTGACACGGAGTTGTTGACGataacgatgatgatgatgatgatgcaaACACTACTCGTCTATGGACAGGCAATCTTACTGTCCTTGTAGTGAAAGATGATTTGGTAACTAGAAAAGATGTTGAAAGAGAGTTTACCACAGCCATTGAAGTTAAtggagagaagaaaaagaagaagaaaagagtgaGAGAAAGCTAAGGAATGTTAGTTTATGGTATGAAGTATAGTTGTTGAGGgactttatattatatagttttttctGTAACTTAATCTTGCTATACTGTTTGGGGAAGACTTAGTACACATTACTACTTTTAATTTGTAGTACCTAACAAAAAGAGTTTGGATTTTATTtgcttatattatatattatagtatATCTAACTGCTTGGTGCTagagtttttttaatttgttttggtAAGTTAAAATAGATGATGAATAATAGTTtctttgttataatttatttgttttgtgttgatttgaactaaatcatttaaaaaaataaaaagaaattttgaatcttgtgatcttaaatctAAGATATGTTGTTATATGTACCAAAATGTGCTTTAATCGAATGGTTTTAAACATCTCAAGTGGAAAAATTATAGATAAAAGAgttatcacaaaaaaaaacttttttttaattgaaatggACTAAGAAGAAAAGTaggacaaataaattgaaatgaagaGAGCAATACTTGTTTCGATGGTTGTTATCTATTGTATTACATTGCTTTTAGGtactatatttgttttttattattacgtTTTGAATTTGTTTATATCATATTGTTAAATTCATTAGGTTATAAGACGATTAAAATTCTCATTTTATGTAATGTGATCGTGttgttatattttcttctttttttgataatattataaatttatttttaaaattattaatatgtatcataatatatatagcaacaaaaaataatatagtctatccaaatatatttaaaaacaatacaacataatacggtataaaataagtttcaacCATCCATAGTGAAACCAAATATTCATCCTCAAGAAACATAGTGAGTTTCAAGTCGAAATTGAGGTTATATAGTGCTTTGACTATCAACATAAAATAGatcaattatattttagtaataataattagcaaaaggaatatacatataaaaattataattattattggaaATAATTATTGGATCAAGTCCATGGTCTAATTTTATTCCATTAGTTATTTAGTTTGTCctcttttttaatgataatcacatttttttaataaagattcCACTATGAGCATAGTAAAatatagtttctttcatattagaTGATGATTACGATTAATAAAACGTTATATATCTCTAAAGAATATCTAAATTGTGGACAAATGATGTTCATCCACATTGTGAGAATATTTGACAATTAATAACATAAGTCATGATTACTGCAGAGTCACTTCGGCTTTAAAGAAATTCGTAAATCTTTTGAACTAATATTTACGATTCATGTACTacaactattatatatataatggtcatctttgttgttgttgttgttatggtCTAGCCTTACTATTTGGGATTAATGTGTATATAGTAGGAGTATAACTTTTCCAAGAGTTCCACTTGATTATTAAAAACTTTGCTTTTCCAGCTTATATATTGTGTATCTACAACCCCTCTCTTTAGCACTTCCACATCAtgaaataatttcatttaatgTTTGGACTAAGGTTGAGGCCATGATCCTCTAAACGCGATATGGATAGAAATCATCCCAAAAGTTTGAGAGATTTTTGTGGGATTGAATGAACCAACCTGCCTTTTGTAGGCTAGCTCTTTTTGTGTGTTAATAGTTAAATGAACTTGTCTCCAAAGTTTCTCTGTTATCACATAACTGATTTATCTAAATTTTTCTCACTTTCATCTTCCATCTCGGCTATGTTTGATTCACtgtttccttctctttttaAGTTGGATTGATGTCATTGAGTTgaagatctttcataaacaacCTCTTTATCTCCACAAAGTAGTGGTAAGATTTGCACTCTGTACATTCTACATACTCTACTAAGTGAGATTTCACTAGGtatattgttgttgatgatgataatatttttcactAGGGAAAATATTGAAAAGCTCCTTCTTCTGTTGATAGTTTTAGATGAATAAATATTAAGGTGGAAAGCTTCCATCTTAAAAActgaattaccattttaccgCTCTACtaaattaagaatttaattaaataataatattttaattatctaaagattgaattatataaaattataaatgcatctttcttatattaaaaaataaaattgacctagatttaaaatgaattgtaATCCAAAAATAGAAAGTAGAAACGCTTTCTCTCCTA
Proteins encoded in this window:
- the LOC138337048 gene encoding uncharacterized protein, coding for MAVVNSLSTSFLVTKSSFTTRTVRLPVHRRVVFASSSSSSLSSTTPCQIKLTSKNGLKVFEDKSTGVVFYRDEYGEITCEGYDEGPRFCHQTPKSPSKSRDEEIVELLQRNWFHIADVAVE